One stretch of Chlamydia abortus DNA includes these proteins:
- a CDS encoding phage holin family protein, with protein MPFAKEAEMQRTCWKCEGSVSMHMPQCPYCSAFLQDPPIASRGFSSCHISFPEGSAKGETEDLFAVSSEDWEAVLSDQNTFQKPTEQSESDWSWLQHWPLVALFLGAGLLAFAMIILLFATDAGLTLTWPKNRAYVYGLLGAVFTYRGYLKLSQ; from the coding sequence ATGCCATTTGCTAAAGAAGCAGAGATGCAGCGCACGTGTTGGAAGTGTGAAGGTAGCGTATCCATGCATATGCCCCAGTGTCCTTATTGCAGCGCATTCCTTCAAGATCCTCCGATAGCTTCACGAGGATTTTCTTCGTGTCATATTTCTTTCCCAGAAGGCTCTGCAAAGGGAGAAACTGAAGATCTTTTTGCCGTTTCTTCAGAAGATTGGGAAGCTGTTCTTAGTGATCAAAACACTTTTCAAAAACCTACCGAACAATCTGAATCAGATTGGAGTTGGTTACAACATTGGCCACTTGTTGCGCTATTTTTAGGAGCAGGGCTTCTTGCCTTTGCTATGATTATCCTATTATTTGCTACCGATGCTGGATTGACTTTGACGTGGCCCAAAAATCGTGCCTATGTGTATGGACTTTTAGGAGCCGTATTTACTTATCGGGGCTACTTAAAGCTTTCTCAGTAA
- the sctJ gene encoding type III secretion system inner membrane ring lipoprotein SctJ, which produces MFRSSISCCLFFIMTLFCCTSCNSRSLIVHGLAGREANEIVVLLVSKGVAAQKQPQAAASTGGASAEQLWDISVPAAQITEALAILNQAGLPRMKGTSLLDLFAKQGLVPSEMQEKIRYQEGLSEQMASTIRKMDGIVDASVQISFTTEAEDNLPLTASVYIKHRGVLDNPNSIMVSKIKRLVASAVPGLSTENVSVISDRASYSDITINGPWGLTDEIDYVSVWGIILAKSSLGKFRLIFYFLILTLFIISCGLLWVIWKTHTLILSLGGAKGFFDPAPYSKVALETKKPEEGAGEKKEGQAQPNPEGTEDPKDNAPEATEGNEENEGV; this is translated from the coding sequence ATGTTTCGTAGTTCTATTTCTTGTTGCTTATTCTTTATAATGACCTTATTTTGCTGTACAAGTTGTAACAGCAGATCGCTCATCGTTCATGGGCTTGCAGGAAGAGAAGCTAATGAGATTGTCGTTCTTCTTGTTAGCAAAGGTGTCGCCGCTCAAAAGCAACCACAAGCTGCTGCTTCTACAGGAGGTGCCTCTGCAGAACAACTATGGGATATTTCTGTTCCTGCAGCGCAAATTACAGAAGCATTAGCCATTTTAAATCAGGCTGGTCTTCCTAGAATGAAAGGCACTAGCCTCTTAGATCTATTCGCCAAACAAGGTCTTGTCCCATCAGAAATGCAAGAAAAGATCCGGTATCAAGAAGGTCTTTCTGAGCAAATGGCTTCTACCATTAGAAAAATGGACGGGATCGTTGACGCTAGCGTACAAATTTCTTTCACCACAGAAGCTGAGGATAATCTTCCTTTAACTGCCTCAGTATACATTAAGCATCGTGGAGTTTTAGATAACCCCAATAGCATCATGGTCTCTAAAATTAAACGCTTGGTAGCCAGTGCTGTCCCAGGATTGTCTACAGAAAACGTTTCTGTCATTAGTGACCGAGCCTCCTATAGTGATATCACTATTAATGGCCCTTGGGGATTGACCGATGAAATTGACTATGTCTCCGTATGGGGTATCATCCTAGCAAAATCTTCGTTAGGTAAATTCCGTTTAATCTTTTACTTCTTAATACTTACCCTATTCATTATCTCTTGTGGATTGCTTTGGGTAATTTGGAAAACGCATACATTGATTCTTTCCTTAGGTGGAGCCAAAGGCTTTTTCGACCCAGCTCCCTATTCTAAAGTTGCCCTAGAGACTAAGAAACCCGAAGAAGGTGCCGGAGAGAAAAAAGAAGGACAAGCTCAACCTAATCCAGAGGGTACAGAAGATCCTAAAGACAATGCACCAGAGGCAACAGAAGGAAACGAAGAAAATGAGGGTGTCTAG
- a CDS encoding DEAD/DEAH box helicase — protein MVLNALAGFRQTAMDYLATNRHDIALDFSGDCYTIRIPDEDSPDGDWVSTLKFSNIDNLTFASCSCPDGDCCVHLMTAFFSAYDAHGWLPLHHKFHLSFWYALFFKFFIEEARLHADGDRHYSIASSHVTLEISALSPEAFTKWLPIVHQSTEPKIPSEKTFPQSALYRIAKCFFFFAEAGAQLDLIENNQGFPTQFSLQWEGLSLKGEILDFTTLEYLFPKINFAQTSLPGNYRDFSVTKVRVAPEESKIYFTIHPAQQDNTTQTITPLGSVGYVAGSQLVILPSQETSVSIYVLSLLPATLKKQILSLLHYDAEERPIRYSIHFLRDSSLSFSAYLDTPGDLENGELIYPDFCYVPERGLFTIEGLLSPQISFIIKADQVEEFLNHEGSLIREPGFEVFTNQVPEGQLTYNITQQGVLLFHYNTGDPAAIDIHYGPWTYYSGQGFFLQRKADLEIQDGLIVEADQIPSFIMKHEVVLRTIPNFFAPTPPLKNLFFEVHKETKGSGLYLKPVFQGLEEENCRLFGVFLYRENLGFNLLPTPLQSLCSLPKKIPPEQVPDFIHQNFQNDKLVFVDPQLCLPETFELVIRSITRPHPSSPLHLQLELKTNIGSIPLGTALQALKNKRAFAFTKAGFLNFQHCLFQFLKQFISSQKCLIPENTLIATVTDIFKLDALAPLSTHEKIQASESDLAFFSQLKAACLPPIPQSLFSTDHKLRPYQNSGLLWLWFLYNHRLSGLLCDEMGLGKTHQATALLDIVFQSAEPTERPKFLVVCPTSVLPHWEHTLATHLPTVSIFSFHGPNKPEHLPPADVIITSYGTLRQNYTKFYKLSFTVTVFDEIHMAKNKSSQIHKILCRLDSQMKLGLTGTPIENNLLEFKGLLDIILPNYLPSDALFKKLFTKKHTAEVDDEIIPSQDLLLKLTRPFILRRTKKLVLPELPEKVESIIPCTLSPEQKKLYLSTLKREKAQIQQLESPEEQTVNYLHVFALLNHLKQICNHPAIFFKNPDKYREHESGKWEAFVRLLHDSLSSGYKVVVFSQYIHMIRIIMLYLEEIGVKYASIQGKSLNRKEEIEYFTTDPECRVFVGSLLAAGTGINLTAGNVVIMYDRWWNPAKENQALDRVHRIGQKNTVFIYKLMTEDTLEERIHYLIEKKIRLLDKVISTQDSNILHMLNREDLITILSYKDERGGVDETLSNTSEEDEVSLF, from the coding sequence ATGGTTTTAAACGCTTTAGCTGGCTTTCGTCAAACAGCGATGGATTACCTCGCAACGAATCGCCACGACATTGCTTTAGATTTTTCTGGAGATTGTTACACTATCCGAATTCCTGATGAAGATTCTCCCGATGGAGATTGGGTCAGTACGTTAAAATTCAGTAACATTGACAATCTGACCTTTGCCTCATGCAGTTGCCCTGATGGGGACTGTTGTGTTCATTTGATGACGGCATTCTTCTCTGCTTATGACGCACACGGATGGTTACCCCTACACCATAAATTTCACTTATCTTTCTGGTATGCGCTATTCTTTAAGTTCTTCATAGAAGAAGCGCGGTTACACGCTGATGGTGATCGACACTATTCCATAGCGTCTTCTCATGTCACGTTAGAGATTTCCGCACTGTCTCCCGAAGCTTTTACAAAATGGTTGCCTATCGTCCATCAATCTACAGAGCCTAAAATCCCTAGTGAGAAAACCTTCCCACAATCCGCGCTATATCGTATAGCCAAATGCTTCTTTTTCTTCGCTGAAGCTGGAGCACAGTTAGATCTCATTGAAAATAATCAAGGATTCCCTACGCAATTTTCTTTACAATGGGAAGGGCTCTCTCTAAAAGGAGAGATTCTAGATTTCACGACTTTAGAATACCTATTTCCTAAGATCAATTTTGCACAAACATCTCTCCCTGGAAACTATCGAGACTTTTCTGTCACCAAAGTCCGTGTAGCTCCTGAAGAGTCTAAAATATATTTCACAATTCACCCTGCACAACAAGACAATACAACTCAGACTATAACACCACTGGGTTCCGTCGGCTATGTCGCAGGATCTCAACTCGTTATTTTGCCATCACAAGAAACTTCCGTTTCTATTTATGTCCTTTCCCTGCTTCCCGCAACATTGAAAAAACAGATCCTCTCTCTACTACATTATGACGCTGAGGAACGACCTATCCGCTACTCTATCCATTTCTTAAGGGATTCTTCTTTATCTTTTTCAGCATATTTAGATACCCCAGGGGATTTAGAAAATGGGGAATTAATCTACCCAGATTTTTGCTATGTACCCGAGAGAGGGCTATTCACAATAGAGGGATTACTCTCTCCACAAATCTCATTTATTATTAAAGCAGATCAAGTTGAAGAGTTTTTAAATCACGAGGGCTCATTAATTCGAGAACCAGGATTCGAAGTATTTACCAACCAAGTTCCTGAAGGGCAACTCACCTACAACATTACACAACAAGGCGTCCTGTTATTCCATTACAATACAGGTGATCCTGCCGCTATCGACATTCATTATGGTCCTTGGACATATTACTCGGGGCAAGGTTTCTTCTTACAAAGAAAAGCTGATCTAGAAATTCAAGATGGTTTAATCGTAGAAGCCGACCAAATTCCTAGCTTCATTATGAAGCATGAGGTGGTATTAAGAACGATTCCTAACTTCTTTGCTCCTACACCACCATTAAAAAATCTCTTTTTTGAAGTACATAAAGAAACTAAGGGGTCAGGGTTATATTTAAAGCCAGTATTTCAAGGACTCGAAGAAGAAAATTGTCGATTATTTGGTGTTTTCCTGTATCGCGAAAATCTCGGATTTAACTTACTCCCAACTCCTTTACAGTCCTTATGTTCCCTACCTAAGAAAATTCCTCCGGAACAGGTCCCTGATTTTATTCATCAGAATTTCCAAAACGATAAGCTTGTCTTTGTAGATCCTCAGCTGTGTCTACCTGAAACTTTTGAGCTTGTTATACGATCCATAACACGTCCGCACCCATCCTCTCCTTTGCATTTACAGCTAGAACTCAAAACGAACATCGGTTCTATACCTTTAGGTACGGCACTACAAGCCCTAAAAAATAAAAGAGCTTTTGCTTTTACTAAAGCAGGTTTCTTAAATTTCCAACACTGCCTATTCCAATTTTTAAAACAGTTCATTTCTTCTCAGAAGTGTCTAATCCCTGAAAACACGCTAATAGCGACAGTGACTGATATTTTTAAATTGGATGCTTTAGCTCCGTTATCTACCCATGAGAAAATTCAAGCCAGTGAATCTGATCTCGCTTTCTTCTCGCAACTTAAAGCGGCATGTCTTCCTCCGATTCCACAAAGTCTGTTCTCTACTGATCATAAGCTGCGCCCGTACCAAAACAGTGGCTTATTATGGTTATGGTTCTTGTACAACCACCGTCTATCTGGTCTACTTTGTGATGAGATGGGCTTAGGGAAAACACACCAAGCTACAGCCCTATTAGATATTGTTTTCCAATCTGCAGAACCTACAGAACGTCCTAAGTTTCTTGTTGTTTGTCCCACAAGCGTTCTTCCTCACTGGGAACACACATTAGCCACGCATTTGCCTACAGTCAGTATTTTTTCTTTTCATGGTCCGAATAAGCCTGAACACCTGCCTCCTGCTGATGTGATTATTACCTCATATGGCACTCTAAGACAAAACTACACTAAGTTTTACAAGCTTTCATTCACCGTAACGGTATTCGATGAAATTCATATGGCGAAAAACAAAAGTAGCCAAATTCACAAGATTCTTTGTCGGTTGGACTCCCAAATGAAATTGGGCTTAACAGGCACCCCTATAGAAAATAACCTTCTAGAGTTTAAAGGTCTCTTAGACATCATCCTGCCCAACTACCTCCCATCAGATGCTTTATTTAAAAAGCTCTTCACAAAAAAGCATACTGCTGAAGTCGATGATGAAATTATCCCTTCTCAAGATTTGTTATTAAAATTAACTCGGCCTTTCATCTTAAGAAGAACGAAAAAACTGGTTCTTCCTGAACTTCCTGAAAAAGTAGAGTCGATTATTCCTTGCACTTTGTCTCCAGAACAGAAGAAGTTGTATCTGTCTACCTTGAAACGAGAAAAAGCGCAAATTCAACAACTGGAATCTCCAGAAGAACAAACAGTCAACTACCTCCACGTGTTTGCATTGTTGAATCACTTAAAACAAATTTGTAACCACCCTGCGATTTTCTTTAAAAATCCTGATAAATACAGAGAACATGAATCAGGGAAATGGGAAGCTTTTGTCCGTCTTCTCCACGATTCATTATCATCAGGCTATAAAGTTGTTGTCTTTTCACAATACATCCACATGATTCGCATTATCATGTTATATCTTGAAGAGATCGGGGTAAAATACGCCTCTATTCAAGGGAAATCCTTAAATAGAAAAGAAGAAATAGAATACTTTACTACAGACCCAGAGTGTCGAGTATTTGTAGGTTCGTTACTCGCAGCAGGAACAGGAATTAACCTCACGGCTGGAAATGTCGTGATTATGTACGACCGTTGGTGGAACCCTGCCAAAGAAAATCAAGCTTTGGATCGTGTCCATAGGATAGGACAAAAAAACACTGTATTTATTTATAAGCTCATGACTGAGGATACGTTAGAAGAACGTATCCACTACCTGATTGAAAAGAAAATTCGTCTATTAGACAAGGTGATTTCTACGCAAGATTCGAACATTCTCCACATGTTAAATCGGGAAGACCTCATCACCATTCTATCATACAAAGACGAACGTGGGGGAGTAGATGAAACTCTAAGCAACACGTCAGAAGAAGATGAGGTATCTCTATTCTAG
- the brnQ gene encoding branched-chain amino acid transport system II carrier protein: protein MNKNASHRASSKKELSVWSIGGSIFAMFFGAGNIVFPLALGYHYHAHPWFACFGMILSAVCVPLLGLFSMLLYSGDYKAFFSSIGKMPGMFFIVAILCLIGPFGGIPRAIAVSHATLVSLSDSKTTWIPHLPVFSLICCVLIYLFACKFSKLIQWLGSVFFPVMLVTLIWIIFKGLVIPANPSFMTSVSSREAWSAGIIEGFNTMDLLAAFFFCSIVVISIRQLLENREASDETPLNFQKINKKDKRTLGLAFALAAALLGLIYLGFALCASRHAGLLAHVSKGQILGRISAIALGPNSLLTGVCVFVACLTTEIALVGIFADFLARIISSKRMTYSNAVIFTLIPSYLISILNFENISLLLLPLLQLSYPALIALTCGSIAYKLWNFRHVQALFYLTLSLTIVLRLVS, encoded by the coding sequence ATGAATAAAAACGCTTCTCATAGGGCTAGTTCTAAAAAAGAGCTCTCTGTTTGGTCGATAGGAGGCTCTATTTTCGCCATGTTCTTTGGAGCGGGCAATATAGTATTTCCACTAGCCTTAGGTTATCATTACCATGCCCACCCTTGGTTTGCTTGTTTCGGCATGATCCTTAGCGCAGTCTGCGTTCCCCTACTGGGCTTATTCAGTATGTTATTATATTCCGGAGATTATAAAGCTTTTTTTTCTTCCATTGGAAAAATGCCCGGAATGTTTTTCATCGTAGCCATTCTATGTTTGATAGGTCCTTTTGGAGGGATACCTAGAGCGATCGCCGTTTCGCATGCTACTCTAGTGTCGCTATCCGATTCAAAAACAACATGGATTCCTCATCTTCCTGTTTTCAGTTTGATTTGTTGTGTTTTGATTTATCTATTTGCTTGTAAATTCAGTAAACTTATCCAATGGTTAGGGTCTGTATTTTTCCCCGTAATGTTAGTTACTCTAATTTGGATAATCTTTAAAGGATTGGTCATTCCTGCAAATCCTAGCTTTATGACATCAGTAAGTTCCAGAGAAGCTTGGTCAGCAGGAATCATCGAAGGCTTCAATACTATGGACCTTCTTGCAGCTTTCTTCTTTTGCTCTATTGTTGTAATTTCTATAAGACAACTGTTAGAAAATAGAGAGGCGAGTGATGAAACACCTTTAAACTTTCAAAAAATCAACAAAAAAGACAAACGCACTTTAGGTTTAGCTTTTGCTTTGGCTGCAGCACTTCTTGGATTAATTTATCTAGGATTTGCGTTGTGTGCTTCTCGGCACGCAGGTTTGCTAGCCCATGTAAGTAAAGGACAAATTCTAGGAAGAATTTCTGCTATTGCTCTCGGACCAAATAGTTTATTAACCGGTGTATGTGTGTTTGTAGCTTGCTTAACGACAGAGATAGCTTTAGTTGGGATCTTTGCTGACTTTTTAGCCCGCATCATCTCATCAAAAAGAATGACGTACTCTAATGCAGTAATTTTCACTCTGATACCCTCATACCTAATTTCTATTTTAAACTTCGAAAATATCAGTCTCCTTCTATTACCTTTACTACAGCTAAGTTATCCTGCATTAATCGCTTTGACTTGCGGAAGTATTGCTTATAAGTTGTGGAATTTCCGACACGTCCAAGCTTTGTTTTATTTAACCCTCTCTCTTACAATCGTTTTACGGTTGGTGAGTTGA
- the lpdA gene encoding dihydrolipoyl dehydrogenase: MSTDFDCVVIGAGPGGYVAAITAAQQGLKTALIEEQQAGGTCLNRGCIPSKALLVGAGIVSQIKHANQFGIHIDGYSIDYPAMVQRKNTVINGIRQGLEGLIRSNKITVLHGRGSLISSTEVRVKGQDTSVTKSQYIIIATGSESRPFPGVPFSSRILCSTGILNLTELPKKLAIIGGGVIGCEFASLFHTLGVEITIIEVAEQILSVNNADISKTMLDKFSRQGIRIITKASIHALEDLGDRVRITVNEQTEEYDYVLVAIGRQFNTTDIGLDNAGVIRDNRGIIPVDETMRTNVANIFAIGDITGKWLLAHVASHQGIVAGKNAASHNEIMDYSAVPAVIFTLPEVAMVGLSLEAAQQQGIPVKLTKFPFNAIGKAVAMAEADGFAAIISHETTQQILGAYVVGPHAASLIAEMTLAVRNELTLPCIYETIHAHPTLAEVWAESALLATNHPLHLPPPKL, translated from the coding sequence ATGAGTACAGATTTTGACTGTGTTGTTATTGGTGCTGGACCTGGTGGTTACGTTGCAGCAATTACCGCTGCGCAACAAGGACTGAAGACAGCACTTATTGAAGAACAACAAGCCGGCGGAACATGTTTAAATCGCGGCTGTATTCCATCTAAAGCCCTATTAGTAGGTGCAGGAATTGTTTCCCAAATTAAACATGCAAACCAATTTGGCATACATATTGATGGCTATTCCATAGACTATCCCGCCATGGTTCAAAGAAAAAATACGGTCATCAATGGAATACGCCAAGGATTAGAAGGTCTGATACGCAGTAATAAAATCACTGTATTGCATGGTCGAGGATCGCTCATCTCCTCTACAGAGGTCAGAGTCAAGGGTCAAGATACTTCAGTCACTAAAAGTCAGTATATTATCATAGCTACAGGCTCAGAATCCCGCCCTTTCCCCGGTGTGCCATTTTCATCTCGCATTCTATGTTCTACCGGCATTTTAAATCTTACTGAGCTGCCTAAAAAACTCGCCATTATCGGCGGTGGTGTCATCGGTTGTGAATTTGCCTCCCTATTTCATACTTTAGGAGTAGAAATTACGATCATAGAAGTCGCTGAGCAGATCCTTTCGGTAAATAACGCGGATATTTCCAAAACCATGTTGGACAAATTCTCACGACAAGGAATCCGCATCATCACGAAAGCTTCGATTCATGCACTGGAAGATCTTGGAGATCGTGTAAGAATCACTGTAAACGAACAAACAGAAGAATATGACTATGTTCTTGTCGCGATCGGACGTCAATTCAATACTACGGATATAGGTTTAGACAACGCAGGAGTCATTCGCGATAACCGTGGGATTATCCCTGTAGATGAGACGATGAGAACCAATGTCGCGAATATTTTCGCTATTGGAGATATCACAGGGAAATGGTTACTCGCTCATGTTGCCTCTCATCAGGGGATTGTCGCAGGGAAAAATGCTGCCAGCCACAATGAAATTATGGATTATTCTGCAGTGCCTGCAGTCATTTTCACCCTCCCCGAAGTTGCTATGGTGGGTCTTTCTTTGGAAGCTGCACAACAACAAGGTATCCCTGTGAAACTCACAAAGTTTCCTTTTAACGCTATTGGGAAAGCTGTCGCTATGGCAGAAGCTGACGGTTTTGCAGCGATCATCAGCCACGAGACTACACAACAAATTCTAGGAGCCTATGTTGTCGGTCCACACGCAGCATCATTAATTGCAGAAATGACTCTAGCTGTACGTAATGAACTTACATTACCTTGTATCTATGAAACTATACACGCTCATCCAACACTTGCTGAGGTTTGGGCTGAGAGTGCGTTATTAGCAACAAATCACCCTCTTCATTTACCTCCTCCAAAACTATGA
- the lipA gene encoding lipoyl synthase, with product MNDTPNDIQKPKQGKRFSERLPHWLRQALPKGSVFDFTDKTIKRTGMATVCEEALCPNRTRCWSRKTATYLALGDACSRRCGFCNIDFTKKPLPPDPDEPRKIAESAKILQLKHIVLTMVARDDLEDGGASCLVRIIDTLHKELPESTVEMLASDFQGNVDALHTLLDSGLTIYNHNVETVERLTPVVRHKATYRRSLFMLEQAALYLPDLKIKSGIMVGLGEQESEVKQTLKDLADHGVRIVTIGQYLRPSRLHIPVKSYVTPETFDYYRRVGESLGLFVYAGPFVRSSFNADIVLQDMENKQSKMAKT from the coding sequence ATGAATGACACTCCTAATGACATACAAAAACCCAAACAAGGGAAACGTTTTTCAGAACGTCTCCCTCACTGGCTAAGGCAAGCTTTACCCAAAGGCTCAGTCTTTGACTTTACCGACAAAACTATAAAACGTACTGGCATGGCTACAGTATGTGAGGAAGCGCTCTGCCCTAATCGTACGCGCTGTTGGTCAAGAAAGACAGCAACATACTTAGCTTTAGGAGATGCCTGCTCTCGACGTTGTGGATTTTGTAACATTGATTTCACAAAAAAACCCCTACCTCCAGATCCTGATGAACCAAGAAAAATAGCAGAATCCGCAAAGATCCTTCAGCTTAAGCATATCGTATTAACTATGGTCGCTCGCGACGACTTAGAAGATGGAGGGGCGAGTTGTTTGGTACGTATTATCGATACTCTTCACAAAGAGCTCCCCGAATCTACTGTAGAAATGCTTGCTTCCGACTTTCAAGGAAATGTCGATGCCTTGCATACCCTGCTAGATTCAGGATTAACCATTTATAATCACAACGTGGAAACAGTTGAACGTCTCACCCCTGTAGTTCGACATAAAGCCACATACCGGCGTTCTTTATTTATGTTGGAGCAAGCCGCGTTATACCTCCCCGATCTTAAAATCAAATCCGGCATCATGGTGGGGTTAGGAGAACAAGAAAGCGAGGTAAAACAAACACTCAAAGATCTTGCAGATCATGGTGTACGTATTGTCACAATAGGACAGTATTTACGTCCTTCACGATTGCACATACCTGTAAAGAGCTACGTTACTCCTGAGACTTTTGATTACTACCGGAGAGTAGGAGAATCCTTAGGCCTCTTTGTTTATGCAGGGCCTTTCGTAAGATCCAGCTTCAACGCAGATATTGTTTTACAAGATATGGAAAATAAACAATCTAAAATGGCAAAAACGTAG